The Algoriphagus halophilus genome window below encodes:
- a CDS encoding DUF4221 family protein yields MKRLNLIFLLAICISCTKSRDETAQEEFNFSYRIDTVLVDSGEDFIYLRRGLGLGALSPDKKQLYNFNPDVPRLEVIDLEQMKLVDQKPMDLEGPLGTGFPRALKISEDGKFFFVGFTDFREFDPTLQERKLYRFRTEKPEGLEENEALGEEFFISNNGNQVFAPYGPENGEEPKTGMAMITLEDLSLKKFPFDLWQRTQNYIASLYIDGKLQSRSFEQVDVYPMESQVLVSSHNFNEVYLLDLESDSVIHKTYHSELTADTKKVPGRTTLDAPEQMREVFTQMNEEVDFSNFYFDEQNQKFFRFSRELDRKIGDSTVHKQILTIFDQDLNQLHEENFPIDYFGLKFFKDGKLWSFVNVDDELGFIIFTFDY; encoded by the coding sequence ATGAAGAGACTTAATCTTATTTTTTTACTGGCAATTTGTATATCCTGTACCAAGTCAAGGGATGAAACAGCGCAGGAGGAATTTAATTTTTCATACCGTATAGATACTGTTTTGGTCGACTCGGGTGAAGATTTTATTTATCTAAGAAGGGGATTAGGACTTGGGGCATTAAGTCCAGATAAAAAACAGCTTTATAATTTTAATCCAGATGTACCTCGACTTGAAGTCATTGATCTGGAACAAATGAAATTAGTAGATCAAAAACCAATGGATCTAGAAGGCCCATTGGGAACTGGCTTTCCCCGAGCCTTAAAGATCAGTGAGGATGGTAAATTTTTCTTTGTGGGCTTTACAGACTTTCGGGAGTTCGACCCAACCTTGCAGGAGCGTAAGCTATATCGATTTAGAACAGAAAAGCCAGAAGGGCTGGAAGAAAACGAAGCCTTGGGAGAAGAGTTTTTTATTTCAAATAATGGAAATCAGGTATTCGCCCCCTATGGACCAGAAAACGGGGAAGAGCCCAAAACGGGAATGGCGATGATTACGCTTGAGGATTTGTCCCTCAAAAAATTTCCTTTTGACCTATGGCAAAGGACCCAAAACTATATAGCCAGTCTTTATATAGATGGAAAATTACAATCCCGTTCATTTGAGCAAGTTGACGTTTATCCTATGGAAAGTCAGGTATTGGTTTCCTCCCATAATTTTAATGAAGTCTATCTTCTGGATCTAGAATCCGATTCTGTCATCCATAAAACTTACCATTCCGAACTTACTGCTGATACTAAAAAAGTTCCGGGCAGAACCACCTTGGATGCTCCGGAGCAAATGCGTGAAGTTTTCACCCAAATGAATGAGGAAGTTGATTTTAGCAATTTCTATTTTGATGAACAGAATCAAAAGTTCTTTAGATTTTCCAGAGAACTCGATCGAAAAATCGGAGATTCAACGGTCCATAAGCAGATCCTTACCATTTTTGATCAAGACCTAAACCAATTGCATGAGGAAAATTTCCCGATTGATTATTTTGGGTTAAAATTCTTCAAAGACGGGAAACTTTGGTCTTTTGTAAATGTAGATGACGAACTAGGTTTTATAATCTTCACATTTGACTATTGA
- a CDS encoding DUF4221 family protein has translation MRKYSLYFCLCLFFSCNKSKDAGSPEEGNILENLTFSVDTVVIDPGEDFINLGFGLGAFDLTKDKKQLLFFENKPLNLITVDLDGLKVLEKNEFDSEGPNSVGSFIGELETGPSQQIFLKGFNAQGIFNTNGELNQDLKIFPDGLDPDYTNDFMKLYGSAIYDFQSKKLYTQPYSEIAKINELWVIDPSSKSMKTYSIPKMKSVSDYYITLTQKTAEGTNMMYYGPSDYMDMQNGQLLISGGSMSGFYKLKLGADSIEFVDIKHKIVPNEWNITVINDSPDEAIFRDEQRKIAEQINFMDLKWDETRQLYLRFGKRTFLGENRGDPSTYEVYLFAYDKDFHVVGETHLENLEKIPSSYFWKDGQLWSYVNVRDELGFAVFTFNF, from the coding sequence ATGAGAAAATACTCGTTATACTTTTGTCTATGTCTATTTTTTTCATGTAACAAAAGCAAGGACGCTGGCAGTCCTGAAGAAGGAAATATTCTGGAAAACCTGACTTTTTCAGTGGATACCGTGGTGATAGACCCTGGAGAAGACTTTATCAATCTTGGTTTTGGATTGGGGGCCTTTGATCTGACAAAAGATAAAAAACAGCTCTTATTTTTCGAAAACAAGCCCCTTAACCTAATCACTGTTGATTTAGATGGGCTAAAAGTGCTCGAAAAGAATGAATTTGATAGTGAGGGACCAAATAGTGTGGGCTCTTTTATTGGCGAGCTTGAAACAGGTCCATCTCAGCAAATTTTTTTAAAAGGTTTTAACGCCCAAGGTATATTCAATACCAATGGAGAATTGAATCAAGATTTAAAGATTTTTCCTGATGGGTTAGACCCTGACTATACCAATGACTTTATGAAGCTATATGGAAGTGCTATTTATGATTTCCAAAGCAAAAAATTATACACCCAACCATATAGTGAAATCGCTAAAATCAATGAACTCTGGGTCATTGATCCCTCTAGCAAATCCATGAAAACCTACTCCATTCCTAAAATGAAAAGTGTCAGTGATTATTATATCACTTTAACCCAGAAGACTGCTGAAGGTACTAACATGATGTATTATGGTCCTTCAGATTACATGGATATGCAAAATGGTCAATTGCTTATCTCGGGAGGATCGATGAGTGGATTTTACAAATTAAAACTTGGTGCTGATAGTATAGAGTTTGTAGATATCAAACACAAGATCGTGCCCAATGAATGGAATATAACCGTTATCAATGATTCTCCCGATGAAGCCATTTTTAGAGATGAACAAAGAAAAATTGCGGAGCAAATAAATTTCATGGATTTAAAATGGGATGAAACTAGACAACTATATCTCCGCTTCGGCAAAAGGACTTTTTTAGGAGAAAACAGAGGAGACCCAAGCACCTATGAAGTCTATCTCTTTGCTTACGACAAAGACTTTCATGTCGTAGGTGAAACTCATTTAGAAAACCTGGAAAAGATACCCAGTTCCTACTTCTGGAAAGATGGCCAACTCTGGTCCTATGTGAATGTGCGTGATGAACTGGGCTTTGCTGTATTCACTTTTAATTTTTAA
- a CDS encoding DUF4286 family protein, which translates to MILYNITFTVNNEIEEDFVNWMKETHIPDIFATGLFIEHKFFRLLNSPDDHVTNYSVQFFAENTKKLIEYEGRFAHALRYETQARYGEKALAFRSLMESVH; encoded by the coding sequence ATGATACTTTACAACATTACTTTCACTGTTAACAATGAGATAGAAGAGGATTTTGTCAATTGGATGAAAGAAACTCATATCCCTGATATTTTTGCTACTGGCCTATTTATAGAACATAAATTTTTCAGGTTACTAAACAGCCCTGATGATCATGTAACCAATTACAGTGTTCAGTTTTTTGCTGAAAACACAAAAAAACTGATCGAATACGAAGGGCGGTTTGCGCATGCGCTTCGCTACGAAACGCAGGCAAGGTATGGGGAAAAGGCACTCGCCTTCCGATCACTCATGGAATCAGTACATTAA
- a CDS encoding carotenoid biosynthesis protein: MHKIAKAPPKAQEKQLLIVKLVVVALYGVGIIGMSIPEYRPLFQSLTPAQLLITLGLVLFFHRGWTDSFPIVAALAFWIGFGSELIGIHTGYLYGDYVYGDTLGPKLWDVPLVIGVNWFILVYLTGAVFSKSISNDYYAALMGAVAMTAFDYIMEPVAMAVDMWYWKFDIIPIENYLGWFGVSFLIHLIYRKANFEKANPLAAFLLIVMVLFFSILNFTLKL; the protein is encoded by the coding sequence ATGCATAAAATAGCCAAGGCACCTCCAAAGGCTCAGGAAAAGCAATTGTTGATCGTTAAACTAGTGGTAGTAGCTTTGTATGGAGTTGGGATCATAGGCATGTCAATTCCGGAATATAGACCCCTATTCCAATCCTTGACTCCAGCACAATTGTTAATCACGTTGGGACTGGTCTTATTTTTTCATAGAGGTTGGACGGATTCATTTCCTATCGTAGCAGCTCTTGCGTTTTGGATTGGCTTTGGATCAGAATTGATCGGGATCCATACCGGATATTTATATGGTGACTATGTGTATGGAGATACCTTGGGTCCCAAGTTGTGGGATGTCCCATTGGTGATTGGGGTCAACTGGTTTATTCTGGTTTACTTGACAGGGGCGGTGTTTTCAAAAAGTATTTCCAATGATTATTATGCTGCATTGATGGGAGCGGTAGCCATGACTGCCTTTGATTATATTATGGAGCCTGTAGCCATGGCAGTGGACATGTGGTACTGGAAGTTTGATATAATTCCTATCGAAAACTATTTGGGATGGTTTGGAGTTTCTTTTTTAATTCACCTGATTTACAGGAAGGCAAATTTTGAAAAGGCTAACCCCTTGGCAGCCTTTTTGTTAATCGTAATGGTACTGTTTTTCTCGATACTCAATTTCACGTTGAAATTATAG
- a CDS encoding sterol desaturase family protein — MMEAIVFTLVGFGLMELSGWAIHKYLMHGPLWMIHKTHHQPSKYAFELNDLFSVLFGSIAIVLIIVGLKEFDYRFWMGVGISLYGFLYFILHDVLIHRRVKWFQKPKSKFLKAIFRAHQAHHRTNKKDDAVSFGLFLVPKEYYKEEEK, encoded by the coding sequence ATGATGGAAGCCATAGTTTTTACATTAGTTGGTTTTGGTCTGATGGAATTGTCTGGTTGGGCAATTCATAAGTATTTAATGCATGGGCCTTTATGGATGATTCATAAAACCCATCATCAACCAAGTAAGTATGCATTTGAACTAAATGATTTATTTTCAGTTCTATTTGGCAGCATTGCCATAGTTTTAATAATAGTGGGTTTGAAAGAATTCGATTATCGATTCTGGATGGGTGTAGGGATAAGCCTTTATGGATTTTTATATTTTATTTTACATGATGTATTGATCCATAGAAGGGTTAAATGGTTTCAAAAACCAAAGAGTAAGTTTTTAAAAGCAATATTTAGAGCACATCAAGCACATCATCGTACAAATAAGAAAGATGATGCAGTTTCGTTTGGTTTGTTTTTGGTACCCAAGGAATATTATAAAGAGGAGGAAAAGTGA
- a CDS encoding MerR family transcriptional regulator, giving the protein MSSYSIKDLEQLSGIKAHTLRIWEQRYNLLNPKRTDTNIRYYDDGDLKLILNVALLNDNGFKISKIASMSLSEMKEEVIRLTDRSLTHDDQVHALTICMIEMDEDRFDKVLTTNIIKIGFEQTMLNIIYPFLSKIGLLWQTGAINPAQEHFISNLVRQKLIVAIDGQIPSISGKKFLLFLPEGELHEISILFASYLIKSKGHKVIYLGQSTPKRDLDAVYDLVEPDYILTVMTSCPPDDSPQEYVDYLSTRFSKSQIFVSGYQVVGQDLQFGPNVKQFSYIREIKDVLEEIGQGILEK; this is encoded by the coding sequence GTGAGCAGTTATTCAATCAAGGACTTAGAGCAGTTATCTGGTATCAAGGCACATACCCTAAGAATTTGGGAGCAGCGCTACAATTTGTTGAACCCAAAGCGGACGGATACCAATATTCGCTATTACGATGATGGCGATTTAAAATTGATTTTGAATGTCGCGTTACTAAACGACAATGGATTTAAAATCAGCAAAATTGCTTCCATGAGTCTTTCAGAAATGAAGGAGGAAGTAATCCGTTTGACAGATAGATCTTTGACTCATGATGATCAAGTGCATGCATTGACTATTTGCATGATCGAAATGGATGAAGATCGTTTTGATAAGGTGCTGACGACTAACATTATCAAAATTGGGTTTGAGCAGACCATGCTCAATATCATCTATCCTTTTTTATCAAAAATCGGTTTGTTGTGGCAAACAGGAGCAATTAATCCTGCCCAGGAACATTTTATTTCCAATTTGGTCCGGCAAAAATTGATTGTGGCGATAGATGGTCAAATACCAAGTATCTCAGGGAAAAAGTTTTTGCTTTTCCTTCCTGAAGGAGAATTACATGAAATATCGATTTTGTTTGCCTCCTATTTAATCAAAAGTAAAGGTCATAAAGTAATCTATTTGGGACAAAGTACTCCGAAAAGAGACTTAGATGCGGTTTATGATTTAGTGGAACCTGATTATATCCTAACGGTCATGACATCCTGTCCTCCAGATGATTCTCCACAAGAGTATGTAGATTACCTGTCAACCAGATTTTCCAAATCTCAGATTTTCGTTTCCGGCTACCAGGTTGTAGGTCAGGATTTGCAATTTGGTCCAAATGTGAAGCAATTCAGCTATATCCGAGAAATTAAGGACGTGCTAGAAGAGATTGGACAAGGCATTTTAGAAAAATAG
- a CDS encoding RNA polymerase sigma factor: MTTLEFSYSLNNLSSSLKPFAMKLTRDLDDANDLMQDTMVKAFTNRDKFTEGTNLKAWLYTIMKNTFITNYQKMVRRGTFVDTTDNLHYINSSDIKIENGVFGNLAMDDIYESIDKLDDVFKTPFLMHYRGFKYHEIAEKLQIPIGTVKNRIHIARKQLKEDLMVYKHKN, from the coding sequence ATGACGACTCTAGAATTTAGCTACTCTTTGAATAATCTTTCCAGTTCATTGAAGCCTTTTGCAATGAAGTTGACTCGAGATTTGGATGATGCCAATGACTTGATGCAAGATACGATGGTCAAAGCCTTTACGAATAGAGATAAATTTACGGAAGGGACAAATTTGAAAGCATGGCTTTATACCATCATGAAAAATACGTTTATCACGAATTATCAAAAGATGGTGAGAAGAGGTACTTTTGTTGACACCACAGATAATTTACATTACATCAATTCCAGCGATATCAAAATCGAAAATGGAGTATTTGGAAATTTGGCAATGGATGATATTTATGAGTCTATTGATAAATTAGATGATGTATTCAAAACGCCATTTTTGATGCACTACAGAGGCTTTAAATACCATGAAATTGCTGAAAAATTACAGATTCCAATAGGAACTGTTAAGAATAGAATTCATATTGCTAGAAAGCAGTTGAAGGAAGATTTAATGGTGTACAAGCATAAAAATTGA
- a CDS encoding phytoene desaturase family protein, with translation MSHKHAVVIGSGFAGLSAATHLAVNNYQVTILEKNDSPGGRARKFEHQGFVFDMGPSWYWMPDVFEKYFGDFGKSPSDYYDLIRLDPSYAVIYGEQDVLDIPANLDSFKEMLEKIEPGAAVQLDKFLEQAAYKYQVGIHDLVTKPSRSIFEFTSPSLLKDMLRMDIFQSMSKHVRKFFKSDKIIRLMEFPVLFLGETAENIPALYSLMNYADIALGTWYPKKGMHEIIKGMVSLAEEKGVKICYGSEVEEIEIEDGIAKRIRLISGEKISADVVVAGADYHHVDKHLVNPKYSNYSEEYWDKRVMAPSSLLFYLGIDKRLENLRHHNLFFDEPLGPHADAIYTHPRWPEKPLFYASVPSITDRTVAPEGMENMFLLIPLAPDLDDSEEIREKYYNIIMDRLERISGQEIRSHVIFKRSYAHRDFKNDYHAFKGNAYGLANTLTQTAILKPSLKNKKVSNLYYTGQLTVPGPGVPPSLISGKVVANEVIKENN, from the coding sequence ATGTCTCATAAACATGCGGTAGTAATCGGTTCAGGTTTTGCTGGACTTTCGGCAGCTACGCATTTAGCAGTAAATAATTATCAGGTTACAATACTAGAGAAAAATGATTCCCCCGGTGGAAGAGCTAGAAAGTTCGAACACCAGGGGTTTGTTTTTGATATGGGGCCAAGCTGGTATTGGATGCCTGATGTATTTGAAAAGTATTTCGGTGATTTTGGAAAAAGTCCATCGGATTATTATGACCTCATTCGACTCGACCCTTCCTATGCAGTGATTTATGGTGAACAGGATGTGCTGGACATTCCAGCAAATCTAGATTCATTTAAAGAAATGCTTGAAAAAATTGAACCTGGAGCAGCTGTTCAATTGGATAAATTTTTGGAGCAGGCTGCTTACAAGTATCAGGTAGGCATCCATGATTTAGTAACTAAGCCAAGTCGGTCTATATTTGAATTTACTTCTCCCTCCTTGCTTAAGGATATGCTCAGAATGGATATTTTCCAATCCATGTCCAAGCATGTTCGTAAATTCTTCAAATCTGACAAGATTATTCGCTTGATGGAATTTCCAGTCTTGTTTCTAGGTGAAACTGCCGAAAATATACCGGCTTTATACAGTTTGATGAATTATGCAGATATCGCTTTAGGTACTTGGTACCCCAAAAAAGGCATGCATGAAATAATCAAAGGAATGGTCAGTCTGGCTGAAGAAAAGGGGGTTAAAATCTGTTACGGTTCTGAAGTGGAGGAAATTGAGATTGAAGATGGAATAGCAAAGCGGATCCGATTGATATCTGGAGAGAAAATTTCTGCAGATGTGGTTGTTGCAGGGGCAGACTATCATCATGTGGATAAGCATTTAGTTAATCCGAAATACAGCAACTATTCAGAAGAGTATTGGGATAAGCGTGTGATGGCTCCTTCTAGTTTGTTGTTTTATTTGGGTATTGATAAGCGTTTGGAAAACCTTCGTCATCATAATTTATTTTTTGATGAACCGCTTGGTCCTCATGCCGATGCCATTTATACGCATCCAAGATGGCCAGAAAAACCGCTTTTTTATGCTTCAGTACCGTCTATTACTGATAGGACAGTGGCACCAGAAGGAATGGAAAATATGTTTTTATTGATTCCATTAGCTCCCGATTTAGATGACTCTGAAGAAATCAGAGAAAAATATTACAATATCATCATGGACAGGTTAGAAAGGATTTCTGGACAGGAAATTAGATCTCATGTGATTTTCAAAAGGTCCTATGCCCATCGTGATTTCAAAAATGATTACCATGCCTTCAAGGGCAATGCCTATGGTTTGGCCAATACGCTCACTCAAACTGCCATTTTAAAGCCCTCGCTTAAAAACAAAAAAGTTTCAAACTTGTATTATACGGGGCAGCTAACTGTGCCAGGTCCTGGAGTTCCTCCTTCCTTAATTTCGGGCAAAGTCGTTGCAAATGAGGTGATCAAAGAAAATAATTAA
- a CDS encoding phytoene/squalene synthase family protein, with amino-acid sequence MNPRDLFDQTTFECSKLITQRYSTSFTLGIKTLDQKFHLPVYAIYGFVRYADEIVDTFHDQDKEKLLARFKKDTYEAIETGISLNPVLHAFQLVVNKYHIDQELIEAFLHSMEMDLDFKTYDDSKYNEYIYGSAEVVGLMCLKVFCEGDEAEYEKLKVPACKLGAAFQKVNFLRDIKSDYEERGRVYFPGVEFTHFDKIVKKQIEEDIQQDFDDSLIGIEQLPIGAKLGVKVAYLYYQKLFDKIKGLPAETITQTRIRIPNSKKLSLLIGTYFVNKLGIT; translated from the coding sequence ATGAACCCAAGAGATCTATTCGATCAGACAACTTTTGAGTGTAGCAAGCTAATCACGCAACGATATAGCACCAGTTTCACGTTGGGTATCAAAACTTTGGATCAAAAATTCCATTTGCCAGTTTATGCGATTTATGGATTTGTCCGATATGCGGATGAAATTGTGGATACATTTCATGATCAAGATAAGGAGAAATTGTTGGCAAGGTTTAAGAAAGATACCTATGAAGCGATAGAAACAGGGATTTCATTAAATCCTGTGCTTCACGCTTTTCAATTGGTTGTCAATAAATATCATATTGATCAAGAATTAATAGAAGCCTTTCTCCATAGCATGGAAATGGATTTGGATTTTAAGACGTATGATGATTCCAAGTACAATGAATATATCTATGGTTCAGCCGAGGTAGTAGGACTCATGTGTTTGAAGGTCTTTTGTGAAGGGGATGAGGCTGAATATGAAAAGTTGAAAGTTCCTGCTTGTAAACTAGGAGCTGCTTTCCAGAAAGTAAATTTCCTGAGAGATATTAAAAGTGATTATGAAGAGCGAGGAAGAGTATACTTCCCCGGAGTTGAGTTCACTCATTTTGATAAAATTGTTAAAAAACAAATTGAAGAAGACATCCAGCAGGATTTTGATGATTCACTGATTGGAATTGAACAACTACCAATTGGTGCAAAGCTAGGCGTGAAAGTAGCCTATCTCTATTATCAAAAGCTGTTTGATAAGATCAAAGGGTTGCCAGCTGAAACCATCACCCAGACCAGAATAAGGATTCCGAATTCCAAAAAACTCTCCTTGTTAATCGGTACTTATTTTGTGAATAAGTTAGGTATTACTTGA
- a CDS encoding lycopene cyclase domain-containing protein, with protein sequence MEKYLYLGVNLFTISFPLVRSFEQKIQYFKNWKFLFPAIFLTGTFFLIWDHWFTKLGVWEFNPTYILGIYFFDLPLEEWLFFLTVPFACVFIYEVLNYFFPADPLKDFGKPFVYIMVPFLIGLGFMHLDKLYTSINFFIGAGALIAHFLVFNDKYLGKFLFTYLVHLIPLFLCNGILTGGLTEEPVVIYNNAENLGIRIWTVPVEDTIYSMTLLLMNISFYERFRNQQTFQSIES encoded by the coding sequence ATGGAAAAGTATTTATACTTGGGTGTTAATCTCTTTACCATTTCCTTTCCTTTGGTAAGGTCATTTGAGCAAAAGATTCAATATTTCAAAAATTGGAAATTCTTGTTTCCTGCGATCTTCCTTACGGGTACTTTCTTTTTGATTTGGGATCATTGGTTTACCAAATTGGGTGTTTGGGAGTTTAACCCAACCTATATTTTGGGGATTTACTTTTTTGATTTACCATTGGAAGAATGGCTGTTTTTTTTGACAGTACCATTTGCCTGTGTGTTTATTTATGAAGTATTGAATTATTTTTTTCCTGCAGACCCTTTGAAGGATTTTGGGAAGCCTTTTGTCTATATAATGGTTCCATTTCTTATTGGTTTGGGATTCATGCATTTGGATAAGTTATATACATCCATTAATTTCTTCATCGGAGCGGGCGCATTAATTGCTCATTTTCTGGTATTTAATGATAAATATTTGGGTAAATTCTTATTTACCTACTTAGTACATCTTATTCCTCTATTCCTATGCAATGGCATATTGACTGGAGGACTTACTGAGGAACCTGTAGTAATTTATAATAATGCAGAAAATCTAGGGATTAGAATATGGACGGTACCTGTAGAAGATACCATCTATTCGATGACCTTATTATTGATGAATATCTCTTTTTATGAAAGATTTAGGAATCAACAAACATTTCAATCTATTGAAAGTTAA
- a CDS encoding 4-hydroxy-3-methylbut-2-enyl diphosphate reductase has product MMQLEVHIDDHSGFCFGVVYAIEMAEEILDEQGYLYCLGDIVHNDEEVNRLTKKGLKIINHDDLKELRDQKVLIRAHGEPPSTYQLAINNNLTLIDASCPVVLKLQNRIKNSFDKDETIYIYGKHGHAEVIGLLGQTSNKAVVFQDISELDLATLPKNITLYSQTTKSTDKFYEINEILKQNGISVNTNDTICRQVSNRDKELRAFADRFDKIIFVSGTKSSNGKVLYNVCKEKNPNTFFVSNADQIKPDWFNPNETVGICGATSTPMWLMEQVREKILTF; this is encoded by the coding sequence ATGATGCAACTTGAAGTACATATAGATGATCATTCGGGCTTTTGCTTTGGGGTGGTTTATGCTATTGAAATGGCAGAAGAAATCCTGGATGAACAAGGATATTTATATTGCTTAGGGGATATCGTGCATAATGATGAGGAGGTAAACCGTCTGACTAAGAAAGGGTTGAAGATCATTAATCATGATGATCTGAAGGAATTGAGAGACCAGAAAGTGTTGATCAGGGCTCATGGAGAACCACCATCTACTTATCAATTGGCAATCAATAATAATCTGACTCTTATCGATGCTAGTTGTCCAGTGGTTTTGAAACTTCAGAATAGGATCAAAAATTCATTCGATAAGGATGAGACGATTTATATTTATGGAAAGCATGGGCATGCAGAAGTGATTGGGCTCTTGGGACAGACCAGTAATAAGGCGGTAGTTTTTCAGGATATCTCGGAATTAGATTTAGCAACTCTTCCTAAAAATATTACGCTATACAGCCAGACTACCAAAAGCACGGATAAATTTTACGAGATCAATGAGATACTAAAGCAGAATGGGATTTCTGTAAATACGAATGATACCATTTGTAGACAAGTATCAAATCGAGATAAGGAGTTGAGAGCTTTTGCAGATCGCTTTGATAAGATCATTTTTGTGAGTGGCACTAAATCCTCCAATGGCAAAGTGCTGTACAATGTCTGCAAAGAAAAAAATCCAAATACATTTTTTGTTTCCAATGCCGACCAGATTAAACCTGATTGGTTTAACCCCAATGAAACGGTTGGTATTTGTGGAGCGACTTCTACTCCGATGTGGTTAATGGAACAAGTTCGAGAGAAAATCTTGACTTTCTGA
- a CDS encoding fatty acid desaturase — protein sequence MIAGNQILGNKHIDPTGVLVAILIIACWSTSMVFLLQWNINWSNPLTYLFVLIQMHLYTGLFITAHDAMHGLVSSNKIVNNVIGVFAALLFSYNFYWKLFPKHHEHHRFVATDQDPDYHHSDNFFVWYFSFIKQYLSVWQILLMAITFNILKLFLPVDNLIIFWMLPAVLSTFQLFYFGTYLPHRGESDNKHHSNTQSKNHLWAFISCYFFGYHYEHHDSPGTPWWRLWRKKEEMVK from the coding sequence ATGATTGCAGGAAATCAAATTTTAGGAAACAAACATATAGACCCTACTGGGGTGTTGGTGGCTATCTTGATTATAGCTTGCTGGAGTACATCAATGGTCTTTTTACTTCAGTGGAACATTAATTGGTCTAATCCTCTTACCTATCTTTTTGTATTGATCCAAATGCACTTGTATACAGGGTTGTTTATTACTGCACATGACGCCATGCATGGATTGGTTTCATCCAATAAAATTGTAAACAATGTAATAGGCGTATTTGCAGCCCTTCTTTTTTCGTACAATTTCTATTGGAAATTGTTTCCCAAACATCATGAACATCATCGGTTTGTGGCCACAGATCAAGATCCGGATTACCATCATTCTGATAATTTCTTTGTTTGGTATTTTAGCTTCATCAAACAGTATCTCAGCGTTTGGCAAATTCTCCTAATGGCTATCACCTTCAATATTTTAAAGCTATTTCTTCCTGTGGATAACTTGATAATATTCTGGATGCTTCCAGCTGTGTTATCCACATTTCAACTATTTTACTTCGGAACTTACCTTCCTCATCGTGGGGAAAGTGATAATAAACACCATTCCAACACACAGTCCAAAAATCACCTATGGGCTTTTATTTCATGCTATTTCTTTGGCTATCACTACGAGCATCATGATTCTCCAGGCACACCTTGGTGGAGGTTGTGGAGAAAAAAAGAAGAAATGGTAAAATAA